A genomic stretch from Malus domestica chromosome 15, GDT2T_hap1 includes:
- the LOC103425310 gene encoding uDP-glycosyltransferase 88F5 (The RefSeq protein has 20 substitutions, 1 non-frameshifting indel compared to this genomic sequence), with protein MGDVIVLYAAPGIGHIVSMVELGKLIVHRYGPHKFSITILYTCGSVVDITSIPAYIRRISHSHPSISFLQFPRVTNKITRNISGAAIMFDFIRQNDPHVRRALQEISKSAAVRAFIIDLFCTSALPIGKEFNIPTYYFYTSGAAALAAFLYFPKIDEQTTESFKDLRETVFEFPGWKSPLKAIHMVEPVLDRNDPAYSDMIYFCSQLPKSNGIIVNTFEELEPPSVLQAIAGGLCVPDGPTPPVYYVGPLIEEEKELSKDADAAEKEDCLSWLDKQPSRSVLFLCFGSMGSFPAAQLKEIANGLEASGQRFLWVVKKPPVEEKSKQVHGVDDFDLKGVLPEGFLERTADRGMVVKSWAPQVVVLKKESVGGFVTHCGWNSVLEAVVAGVPMIAWPLYAEQHMNRNVLVTDMEIAIGVEQRDEEGGFVSGEEVERRVRELMESEGGRALRERCKKLGEMASAALGETGSSTRNMVNFVSSIT; from the coding sequence ATGGGAGACGCCATTGTGCTGTACGCAGCTCCAGGGATGGGGCACATCGTCTCCATGGTGGAGCTGGGCAAGCTCATCGTCCACCGCTACGGCCCCCACAAATTCTCCATCACCATTCTCTACACCTGCGGCAGCGTTGTCGACATCACTAGCATCCCCGCCTACATCCGCCGCATCTCCCACTCCCACCCTTCCATTTCCTTCCGCCAATTCCCTCGCGTCACCAATAAAATTACCCGAAACATAAGCGGCGCCGCAATCATGTTCGACTTCATCCGCCAGAACGATCCCCACGTCCGCCGTGCCCTCCAAGAAATCTCTAAATCCGCCGCCGTTCGCGCCTTCATCATCGACCTCTTCTGCACCTCCGCTCTTCCCATCGGGAAGGAATTCAACATCCCAACATACTATTTCTACACTTCTGGTGCCGCAGCTCTTGCTGCTTTTTTGTATTTTCCCAAGATCGATGAGCAAACCACCGAGAGTTTCAAAGACCTCCGCGACACCGTTTTCGAATTCCCCGGATGGAAGTCTCCTCTGAAGGCTATACACATGGTCGAACCGGTGCTCGACCGGAACGATCCTGCTTATTcggacatgatctatttctgctcACAGCTTCCCAAATCCAACGGAATCATCGTCAACACGTTCGAAGAGCTCGAGTCATCTAACGTCCTCCAGGCCATTGCTGGAGGCCTGTGTGTTCCTGATGGGCCAACTCCGCCTGTGTACTACGTTGGTCCATTGATTGACGAAGAGAAGGAATTGAGTAATGATGCAGCTGCAGCCGAGGAGGAGGACTGCTTGTCATGGCTCGATAAGCAGCCAAGTCGAAGCGTGCTGTTTCTCTGTTTCGGAAGCAGGGGATCCTTTCCGGCTGCTCAACTGAAGGAGATAGCGAACGGGTTGGAGGCGAGCGGGCAGAGGTTCCTGTGGGTGGTGAAGAAGCCGCCGGTTGAAGAGAAAACAAAGCAGGTCCATGGAGTTGACGACTTTGATTTGGAGGGTGTGTTGCCAGAAGGGTTCTTGGAGAGGACGGCAGACAGGGGGATGGTAGTGAAGTCATGGGCGCCGCAGGTGGTGGTGTTGAAGAAGGAATCGGTTGGTGGGTTCGTGACACATTGCGGATGGAACTCGGTACTGGAAGCAGTGGTTGCGGGGGTGCCGATGATTGCTTGGCCGCTTTACGCGGAGCAGCATATGAACAGGAATGTTCTAGTGACAGACATGGAAATCGCGATCGGGGTGGAGCAGAGAGACGAGGAAGATGGGTTCGTGAGCGGGGAAGAAGTGGAGAGGAGAGTGAGGGAGTTGATGGAGTCGGGAGGAAGAGTGCTTAGAGAGAGGTGCAAGAAAATTGGGGAGATGGCTTTGGCTGCTTTGGGAGAGACTGGTTCGTCCAGCAGAAACTTGGTCAACTTTGTTAGTAGCATTACATAA